A region of Lycium barbarum isolate Lr01 chromosome 1, ASM1917538v2, whole genome shotgun sequence DNA encodes the following proteins:
- the LOC132636221 gene encoding hypothetical protein At1g04090-like, producing the protein MAYISSPFHLLLKNMLVSCIILVSALALRISCSNLPLKDSTMGNNLNAISLLDNASTKNSMSLPIDNAFWLPFPLRSWPSGGCFASGVIDLGGLYVSQISSLTKVWATLEGGPDNLGATFFEPSNLPNGFFMFGSYSQPNTMPLFGWILAGKDTSGGTLKMPTDYTLVWSSQDSKIKQDGVSYIWLPIPPEGYKAVGHVVTTSPQKPSLDKVRCVRADLTDTCESHDWIWGTNGLNVYSSRPRDRGMQALGVATGAFMVQNNDSLACLKNVKANTSAMPNLNQVQALVQAYSPVIYFHPDEEFYPSSVTWFFQNGALLYTKGQESSPVGIQPTGSNLPQGGSSDGAYWLDLPTDGAPKTNVKKGHLQGATAYLHVKPMFGATYTDIAVWLFYPFNGAAKAKLEFMTISLGKIGEHIGDWEHVTLRISNFNGELQGVYFSQHSGGIWVSASQLEFQNGNKPAVYSSLHGHAAYPKAGQNLQGSGDVGIRNDTGKGKLMDIGANFTVVAAEYLGSTIVEPPWLNYAREWGPKISYDISKELNKIERFMLGKLKKAFEKIVRDLPNEVLGEEGPIGPKFKDMWSGDERG; encoded by the exons ATGGCATACATTTCTTCTCCCTTTCACCTACTTCTCAAG AATATGCTTGTATCTTGTATTATTTTAGTCTCAGCGCTTGCTTTAAGAATCAGCTGCTCAAATCTTCCATTGAAAGATTCAACCATGGGAAACAACTTAAATGCAATTTCTTTGCTGGATAATGCCTCAACAAAGAACAGCATGTCTCTCCCTATTGATAATGCCTTTTGGCTTCCTTTTCCATTGCGCAGTTGGCCTTCAG GTGGATGCTTTGCAAGTGGAGTCATTGATCTTGGAGGATTATATGTATCTCAAATATCGTCCTTAACCAAAGTTTGGGCTACCCTTGAAGGTGGACCAGATAACCTTGGAGCGACATTCTTTGAACCGTCAAATCTACCAAATGGATTCTTCATGTTTGGTTCCTATAGCCAACCTAACACTATGCCCCTTTTCGGATGGATTCTTGCTGGGAAAGATACATCAGGAGGCACTCTAAAGATGCCAACTGACTACACTCTTGTATGGAGTAGTCAGGACTCTAAAATCAAGCAGGATGGTGTCAGCTATATCTGGCTGCCAATACCTCCGGAGGGTTATAAAGCCGTAGGCCATGTTGTCACAACCTCGCCTCAGAAGCCTTCTCTGGATAAAGTCCGTTGTGTTCGTGCTGACCTCACAGATACATGTGAAAGTCATGATTGGATTTGGGGCACCAATGGCTTGAATGTGTACTCATCAAGACCTAGAGACAGAGGAATGCAAGCTTTAGGGGTGGCAACGGGTGCTTTTATGGTTCAGAACAATGACTCACTAGCTTGTTTAAAGAATGTCAAAGCTAATACATCTGCTATGCCAAATTTGAACCAAGTTCAAGCATTGGTTCAAGCATACTCTCCAGTGATTTACTTTCATCCTGATGAAGAATTCTATCCCTCATCAGTGACTTGGTTTTTCCAGAATGGAGCATTATTATATACAAAAGGACAAGAATCCTCACCTGTTGGtattcagcccacaggttcaaaTCTTCCTCAAGGTGGTTCAAGTGATGGCGCTTACTGGTTGGACCTCCCAACTGATGGGGCACCGAAAACTAATGTCAAGAAAGGACATTTACAGGGTGCCACAGCCTACTTACACGTTAAACCAATGTTTGGTGCAACATATACTGATATTGCTGTGTGGCTATTTTATCCCTTCAATGGAGCTGCAAAAGCTAAACTCGAATTCATGACCATTTCCTTGGGGAAAATTGGAGAGCACATTGGCGATTGGGAACATGTTACATTGAGGATTAGCAACTTCAATGGGGAGTTACAAGGTGTATACTTTTCACAACACAGTGGAGGCATTTGGGTAAGTGCTTCTCAGCTTGAATTTCAAAATGGTAACAAACCCGCGGTCTACTCATCGCTGCACGGACACGCTGCTTATCCAAAAGCAGGACAGAATTTGCAAGGGAGTGGGGACGTAGGAATCAGAAATGACACCGGAAAGGGGAAGTTGATGGACATAGGAGCAAACTTCACAGTAGTAGCCGCAGAATACTTGGGTTCAACTATAGTGGAGCCACCATGGCTTAATTATGCAAGGGAATGGGGTCCAAAAATTAGCTATGATATATCGAAAGAGCTCAACAAAATAGAGAGATTTATGCTTGGGAAACTGAAGAAAGCTTTCGAGAAAATTGTGAGAGACCTACCGAATGAGGTTTTGGGTGAGGAGGGACCAATAGGTCCAAAGTTTAAAGACATGTGGAGTGGTGATGAAAGGGGTTGA
- the LOC132636220 gene encoding chromo domain protein LHP1-like encodes MTGEKNNNSGESEAVAGENVVSSEQPSDGVEEKERDGVAEGAGEQEGNAREKEDEEKIEEGEGEEEVADAEKPKLAEGFYEIETIRRKRIRKGKAQYLIKWRGWPESANTWEPVENLMTCYDVIDAYEESLQSGKQRSTRKRKRKQGVTHTQIKRKQQKQHSPADGTSDVPAVEVRIIEEPVSSPPLASLNATDHVDSNGSGLNNNNVDEVANGNDLMLDFSEKEVEEQNESGLKLSELKGAMATKETSVDSNGNGLNNNNVDEVGNGNDLMLDSSEKEVGEQNELGVTLSELKGTMATKETSVDRSGNGFPSGFSTANETESLQSGRHTGAKRRKPAVVRRFKQVTTSGVVNNPQDAVARGPLVAFMQEEIHDHGCVGNAFGCNNKCDNSKDAYVITEIIKPMSYSASITSNDVQDVFVAFLVKRSDGTEVMVDNKFLKTNNPLLLINFYEKHLRYHPTE; translated from the exons atgacagGAGAGAAAAACAACAACTCCGGGGAGTCTGAGGCTGTGGCCGGCGAGAATGTTGTCAGTTCTGAGCAGCCTTCTGATGGAGTTGAGGAGAAAGAGAGAGATGGGGTTGCTGAAGGGGCTGGCGAGCAAGAAGGGAATGCCAGAGAGAAAGAGGATGAAGAGAAAATCGAAGAAGGGGAGGGTGAAGAGGAAGTAGCCGATGCTGAAAAACCCAAACTTGCTGAAGGCTTTTATGAGATTGAGACTATAAGAAGAAAGAGGATCAGAAAG GGCAAAGCTCAGTATCTAATCAAATG GCGAGGCTGGCCGGAGAGTGCAAACACATGGGAACCTGTGGAGAATCTAATGACGTGCTACGATGTTATTGATGCATATGAAGAGAG CTTGCAGTCAGGGAAACAACGATCCACACGTAAGCGTAAGCGGAAGCAAGGGGTTACTCACACTCAAATCAAAAGAAAGCAGCAGAAACAACATTCCCCTGCAGATGGCACATCTGATGTGCCTGCAGTGGAGGTTAGGATAATTGAGGAACCTGTATCTTCACCTCCTTTGGCTAGCTTGAATGCGACTGATCATGTGGATAGTAATGGTAGTGGTTTGAATAATAACAATGTGGATGAAGTGGCGAATGGAAATGATTTGATGTTGGATTTCTCTGAAAaagaagttgaagagcaaaaCGAATCGGGTTTGAAGCTTAGTGAACTAAAGGGAGCGATGGCAACAAAAGAAACCTCTGTGGATAGTAATGGTAATGGTTTGAATAATAACAATGTGGATGAAGTGGGGAATGGCAATGATTTGATGTTGGATTCCTCTGAAAAAGAAGTTGGAGAGCAAAACGAATTGGGTGTGACACTTAGTGAACTAAAGGGAACGATGGCAACAAAAGAGACCTCTGTGGATAGATCCGGCAATGGCTTCCCAAGTGGATTTTCAACGGCGAATGAAACAGAATCGCTTCAGTCTGGTCGCCATACAGGAGCTAAAAGGAGGAAGCCTGCTGTTGTTCGGAGGTTTAAACAGGTCACTACTTCAGGTGTAGTGAATAATCCCCAAGATGCTGTAGCAAGGGGCCCTTTGGTTGCATTCATGCAGGAAGAAATTCACGATCATGGATGTGTGGGCAATGCTTTTGGTTGCAATAATAAGTGCGATAATTCCAAAGATGCATATGTCATAACAGAAATTATTAAGCCCATGAGCTATTCAGCATCTATTACATCAAATGACGTGCAGGATGTGTTTGTGGCCTTTCTAGTTAAGAG GTCTGATGGAACGGAGGTTATGGTGGATAACAAGTTTCTGAAGACGAATAATCCACTTTTG CTGATAAACTTTTACGAGAAGCATCTCCGATATCATCCTACTGAATGA